One window of the Camelina sativa cultivar DH55 chromosome 1, Cs, whole genome shotgun sequence genome contains the following:
- the LOC104705052 gene encoding probable protein phosphatase 2C 40 translates to MQEETDPTYGEIEISFGYQCNNNKIGIPEDSVPDGREVLAGFRLQKTSSFSCLSGAALSGNPTLANTNICNGVIGSEILPSLDSPKSFRKVPSSPALSKLDILSPSLHGSMVSLSCSSSTSPSPPDPESCYLTSLSSPSSVNEGFLSAMEVQVAGGAAGEDRVQAVCSEENGWLFCAIYDGFNGRDAADFLACTLYESIVFHLQLLDRQMKQSLTKSDDDVEKLELLSNISKIDYSSSDLFRQGVLDCLNRALFQAENDFLRMVEQEMEERPDLVSVGSCVLVTLLVGKDLYILNLGDSRAVLATYNGNKKLQAVQLTEDHTVDNEVEEARLLSEHLDDPKIVIGGKIKGKLKVTRALGVGYLKKEKLNDALMGILRVRNLLSPPYVSVEPSMRVHKITESDHFVIVASDGLFDFFSNEEAILLVHSFISTNPSGDPAKFLLERLVAKAAARAGFTLEELMNVPAGRRRRYHDDVTIMVITLGTHQRTSKASTFV, encoded by the exons TGATCCTACTTATGGTGAGATTGAGATAAGTTTTGGTTATCAAtgcaataataataagataggGATTCCTGAAGATAGTGTACCTGATGGCCGTGAGGTTCTTGCTGGGTTTAGGCTTCAAAAGACTAGCAGTTTCTCTTGTTTATCTGGAGCTGCTTTAAGCGGCAACCCTACCTTAGCCAATACCAATATCTGCAATGGAGTGATTGGTTCTGAGATTTTGCCTTCTCTAGATTCTCCTAAATCTTTCAGGAAAGTTCCATCTTCCCCTGCGCTTTCTAAGCTTGACatactctctccttctcttcatGGAAGCATGGTGAGTCTTAGCTGCAGCTCGTCTACTAGTCCGAGCCCTCCTGATCCTGAATCTTG CTACTTGACGTCATTGAGTTCTCCTTCTTCTGTTAATGAAGGGTTTCTCTCTGCCATGGAAGTTCAAGTTGCGGGAGGTGCTGCAGGGGAAGATAGGGTTCAAGCTGTATGCTCTGAGGAGAACGGTTGGCTCTTTTGCGCTATATATGATGGATTCAATGGGAGAGATGCTGCTGATTTCTTGGCTTGTACTTTGTATGAGTCTATTGTGTTCCATCTCCAGTTGCTTGACCGCCAGATGAAGCAAAGCCTTACCAAGTCCGATGATGATGTCGAAAAGTTGGAGTTGTTGtcaaacataagtaaaatagattactcttcctctgatttgttCAGACAAGGAGTGCTAGATTGCTTAAACCGTGCGCTTTTTCAGGCGGAAAACGATTTCTTAAGGATGGTTGAACAAGAAATGGAAGAGAGACCGGACTTAGTATCCGTGGGATCTTGCGTTTTGGTCACTCTCCTTGTCGGGAAGGATCTCTACATCCTTAATCTAGGTGATAGCAGAGCTGTTCTAGCGACCTATAATGGTAATAAGAAGCTGCAAGCTGTTCAGCTCACAGAGGATCATACAGTTGATAACGAAGTCGAAGAAGCTAGACTCTTAAGTGAGCATCTTGATGATCCCAAAATCGTTATTGGtggaaaaatcaaaggaaagCTTAAAGTTACTCGTGCTCTAGGAGTTGGTTACTTGAAGAAG GAGAAACTGAACGATGCACTCATGGGAATTCTCCGTGTTCGTAACCTTTTGAGCCCGCCTTACGTCTCAGTGGAACCATCGATGAGAGTTCACAAGATAACGGAATCAGATCACTTTGTTATAGTTGCAAGTGatggtttgtttgatttcttcAGCAACGAGGAAGCGATTCTACTCGTACATTCCTTCATTTCTACTAATCCTTCTGGTGATCCTGCTAAGTTTCTACTTGAACGTCTTGTAGCTAAAGCTGCTGCTCGCGCTG GCTTCACGTTGGAAGAGTTGATGAATGTTCCGGCTGGTAGGAGACGGAGATATCATGATGATGTGACTATAATGGTAATCACTCTCGGTACCCATCAACGTACCTCAAAGGCTTCTACGTTCGTGTGA